One Bacillota bacterium LX-D genomic region harbors:
- the xerD gene encoding site-specific tyrosine recombinase XerD: MTTAIEEFIHYLAVERGLAENTIESYYRDLNSFSKYAKQFLEVKSITEVNKNVILRYLLFLKKEGKAPTTLSRHIAALKSFYHFLRRENMADEDPTEAITGPKPTRKLPKILSTEEVNLLLSQPDSSTPAGTRDRCMFELMYATGLRVSELLSLTVNQVNCETGFIQCLGKGSKERIVPFGRIALESLIAYLNFGRVKLAKMPNENALFLNQSGSKLSRQGFWKILKKYAERAGITKVITPHTIRHSFATHLLENGADLRVVQEMLGHADITTTQIYTHLTRNHIKEVYNKTHPRAKLE, from the coding sequence ATGACGACTGCCATAGAAGAATTTATTCATTATTTGGCCGTAGAGAGAGGTTTAGCAGAGAATACAATTGAATCATATTATAGAGATTTAAATTCATTTTCAAAATATGCAAAACAATTTTTAGAAGTAAAATCTATTACTGAGGTTAATAAGAATGTTATTTTACGATATCTTTTATTTTTAAAGAAGGAAGGTAAAGCTCCCACTACTCTTTCCAGGCATATTGCAGCCCTAAAGTCCTTTTATCATTTTCTGCGACGAGAAAATATGGCAGATGAAGACCCTACTGAAGCTATTACAGGTCCAAAGCCAACTCGTAAACTTCCTAAGATCTTAAGCACTGAAGAAGTAAACTTACTCCTTTCACAACCGGATTCTTCGACACCAGCTGGTACAAGAGATAGATGTATGTTTGAATTAATGTATGCTACAGGCTTAAGGGTAAGCGAACTACTTTCCCTTACTGTAAATCAAGTGAATTGTGAAACTGGATTTATTCAGTGCCTGGGAAAGGGAAGCAAAGAAAGAATAGTACCATTTGGTAGAATTGCTTTAGAAAGTTTAATTGCGTATTTGAATTTTGGACGAGTTAAACTTGCTAAAATGCCAAACGAAAATGCCCTATTTCTTAACCAAAGCGGATCCAAGCTAAGTAGGCAAGGTTTCTGGAAAATATTAAAAAAGTATGCGGAAAGAGCGGGTATTACCAAGGTTATTACTCCGCACACTATCCGACATTCTTTTGCGACTCATTTATTGGAAAATGGAGCAGACTTAAGAGTAGTACAAGAAATGTTAGGACATGCAGATATAACTACAACTCAAATTTACACTCACTTAACTAGGAACCATATCAAGGAAGTATATAATAAGACTCATCCTAGAGCCAAATTGGAGTGA
- a CDS encoding phosphopentomutase, whose product MINRVLLIVLDSAGIGEMPDAAKYGDQGSNTIGNIAANVSLNLRNMQNLGLGNILSLKGIGPVKNPQGAFGKMAEKSPGKDTTTGHWEIAGIILDKPFRTYPDGFPKDIIKLFEDKIGRKTIGNVVASGTEIIERLGPKHIETGYPIVYTSADSVFQVAAHEEVIPLPELYKMCKIARSMLVGENAVGRVIARPFIGKPGDFSRTSNRHDYSLEPPSPTMLELIKNSGFEVVGIGKISDIYAGKGLTQSVTTKDNLDGINKIINKFQEIKSGLVFANLVDFDSKYGHRNNVQGYAEALEEFDQKIPEILKLITPNDILIITADHGCDPTTQSTDHSREYVPLLIYGPRIKAGYNIGVRESFSDLGATITEIFKAGKLPNGISMLSEIVQN is encoded by the coding sequence TTGATAAACAGAGTATTATTAATTGTACTTGATAGTGCTGGAATAGGTGAAATGCCTGATGCAGCTAAATATGGCGATCAAGGAAGTAATACAATAGGGAACATAGCAGCAAATGTTTCTCTAAATTTGCGTAATATGCAAAACTTAGGTTTAGGAAATATATTATCGCTTAAAGGTATTGGTCCAGTTAAAAATCCACAAGGAGCCTTTGGAAAGATGGCAGAAAAATCGCCTGGTAAAGATACAACCACTGGGCACTGGGAAATAGCAGGTATTATATTAGATAAACCCTTTAGAACTTATCCTGACGGTTTTCCTAAAGATATTATAAAACTTTTTGAGGATAAAATAGGACGTAAAACTATTGGTAATGTGGTAGCTTCGGGAACAGAAATAATTGAACGTTTAGGACCAAAACATATTGAAACTGGTTATCCCATCGTTTATACTTCTGCAGATAGTGTTTTTCAAGTTGCAGCACACGAAGAAGTCATTCCTTTGCCAGAATTATATAAGATGTGTAAAATCGCTAGAAGCATGCTCGTAGGTGAAAATGCAGTTGGTAGAGTTATAGCAAGACCATTTATTGGCAAACCAGGCGATTTTTCACGTACTTCCAACCGTCATGATTATTCCTTAGAACCCCCTAGTCCAACAATGCTTGAGCTGATTAAAAATAGCGGTTTTGAGGTTGTAGGAATAGGAAAAATTAGTGATATATATGCTGGAAAAGGTTTAACTCAATCCGTGACCACAAAAGATAATTTAGACGGAATTAACAAAATAATTAATAAATTCCAAGAAATTAAATCCGGGTTAGTTTTTGCCAATCTAGTAGATTTTGACTCGAAGTATGGTCATCGCAACAATGTTCAAGGATATGCCGAAGCATTGGAAGAATTTGATCAAAAAATACCTGAAATTCTAAAATTAATTACGCCAAATGATATATTAATTATAACTGCTGATCATGGCTGTGATCCAACAACACAAAGCACAGATCATTCCAGAGAGTATGTACCTCTTTTAATCTATGGCCCCAGAATAAAAGCAGGTTATAACATTGGAGTAAGAGAAAGTTTTTCAGATTTAGGAGCAACAATTACAGAAATTTTTAAGGCTGGAAAACTGCCCAATGGTATCAGCATGCTTAGTGAAATTGTACAAAATTAA
- a CDS encoding purine-nucleoside phosphorylase, whose amino-acid sequence MHTLKRNLDNSLKVINNVIKGFTPKVGLILGSGLGILAEEINEPQKISYRDIPHFPVSTVEGHTGQLVFGKLNNVPVITCQGRIHYYEGYSAVEITYPVRIMQQLGVEYLIVTNAAGGVNLAFEPGDLMLITDHINLTGENPLRGQNNPDLGLRFPDMSEAYFLELQQKALNVAAKLKIELKQGVYAGVIGPSFETPAEIRYLRTIGADAVGMSTVPEVIVANHAGIKVLGLSCITNMAAGILKRKLTHEEVMETAEKIKKDFAELVKEIVADLK is encoded by the coding sequence ATGCACACTCTAAAAAGAAATTTAGACAATAGTTTAAAGGTAATAAATAATGTAATTAAAGGTTTTACTCCAAAGGTAGGTTTAATTTTGGGATCTGGGTTAGGGATATTAGCTGAAGAAATAAATGAACCTCAAAAAATATCTTACAGGGACATTCCACATTTTCCAGTTTCAACTGTTGAAGGACATACAGGTCAACTAGTATTTGGTAAATTAAATAATGTTCCTGTTATTACATGTCAGGGGCGTATCCATTATTATGAGGGCTACTCAGCAGTAGAAATTACATATCCGGTTAGAATTATGCAACAATTAGGTGTAGAGTATTTAATTGTTACTAATGCTGCTGGAGGTGTTAACTTAGCTTTTGAACCAGGAGATTTAATGCTAATCACTGATCATATTAACTTAACAGGTGAAAATCCATTACGTGGACAGAATAACCCTGATTTGGGTCTTAGATTTCCTGACATGTCGGAAGCATATTTTTTAGAATTGCAACAAAAGGCACTTAATGTAGCTGCAAAATTAAAAATAGAGCTTAAACAAGGCGTTTATGCAGGAGTAATTGGTCCAAGTTTTGAAACACCCGCAGAAATAAGATATTTAAGAACTATAGGAGCCGATGCTGTTGGTATGTCTACAGTTCCAGAAGTTATTGTTGCTAATCATGCAGGTATTAAAGTTTTGGGGTTATCTTGTATTACAAATATGGCAGCGGGAATTTTAAAACGCAAACTTACGCATGAAGAAGTTATGGAAACAGCTGAAAAGATTAAAAAAGATTTTGCAGAATTAGTAAAAGAGATTGTAGCTGATTTAAAATAG
- a CDS encoding pyrimidine-nucleoside phosphorylase gives MRIIDIIQKKKNGEKLTKEAINFAIEGYTNGTIPDYQMSALLMAIYFKGMNKQETADLTMAMINSGDKIDLSAIKGIKVDKHSTGGVGDKISLIVVPLVASVGIPVAKISGRGLGHTGGTIDKLEAIEGFNTQLTSSEFIENVNKYKMAIVSQTANLTPADKKLYALRDVTATVDSVPLIASSIMSKKIAAGADAIVLDVKVGSGAFMKSIAEARELAKTMVDIGKSLNKKTVAIISDMNQPLGHEVGNANEIKEAIEVLNGNGSEDETTVALTIASYMTVLGGAFQDFDTAYNELIKIINSGQAIEKLKELIKIQGGDSTVIDNPDKLPQAKYHYEIKALQTGFVESINAEQIGLIAMMLGAGRKNKEDTIDFSAGVTLNKKVGDKVRENDTICTLHTNLENFKDIEKMVKSAYSIGILKPKSINYIYEIIS, from the coding sequence ATGAGAATAATTGATATAATCCAAAAGAAAAAAAATGGAGAAAAACTAACCAAGGAAGCAATAAATTTTGCAATTGAGGGCTATACAAATGGAACAATACCCGACTATCAAATGTCAGCTTTGTTAATGGCAATATATTTTAAAGGTATGAACAAACAAGAAACAGCAGATTTAACAATGGCAATGATTAATTCTGGAGATAAAATTGATTTATCCGCAATAAAGGGAATTAAGGTTGATAAACATTCAACTGGCGGAGTCGGGGATAAGATTAGCCTAATTGTAGTTCCCCTAGTTGCTTCTGTGGGTATTCCAGTTGCGAAGATAAGCGGCAGAGGTTTAGGACATACTGGTGGAACTATCGACAAACTTGAAGCTATTGAAGGATTTAACACCCAACTTACTAGTAGTGAATTTATAGAAAATGTTAATAAATATAAAATGGCGATAGTAAGCCAAACCGCTAATTTAACTCCTGCTGATAAAAAATTATATGCTTTGCGAGATGTAACAGCCACAGTGGATAGTGTTCCTTTAATTGCAAGCTCAATAATGAGTAAGAAAATTGCTGCTGGAGCTGATGCTATAGTTTTAGATGTTAAAGTTGGGTCTGGGGCTTTTATGAAGTCAATAGCTGAAGCCAGGGAATTAGCTAAAACTATGGTTGATATAGGGAAATCACTAAATAAAAAAACTGTAGCTATTATTTCTGATATGAATCAACCTTTAGGTCATGAAGTGGGAAATGCTAATGAAATTAAAGAAGCCATAGAAGTGTTAAATGGAAATGGATCTGAAGATGAAACTACAGTTGCTTTAACAATAGCTTCGTATATGACAGTGTTAGGTGGAGCATTCCAGGATTTTGATACAGCTTACAACGAACTAATAAAGATAATAAATTCTGGGCAAGCCATCGAAAAATTAAAAGAATTAATTAAAATTCAGGGTGGGGATTCAACAGTTATAGATAACCCGGATAAATTACCTCAAGCTAAATACCATTATGAAATTAAAGCACTGCAAACAGGTTTTGTCGAATCCATCAATGCGGAGCAAATTGGTCTCATAGCTATGATGCTTGGAGCTGGCAGAAAAAACAAAGAGGATACTATAGATTTTTCAGCTGGTGTAACTTTAAATAAAAAAGTGGGAGATAAAGTAAGAGAAAACGATACAATCTGCACTCTTCATACCAATCTTGAAAATTTTAAGGATATTGAAAAGATGGTAAAAAGCGCCTATTCCATAGGAATATTAAAGCCTAAATCTATTAATTACATTTACGAAATTATATCGTGA
- a CDS encoding D-alanyl-D-alanine carboxypeptidase family protein → MKKNIAIFLVLTMVLTICPLSMKTAFAEEPKINAEGAIVIDADSGQILFEQNADKRWYPASTTKIMTLCLALEAVKKGQVKLTDIVPASENACSYGGTQVYLDPRDQFNLNQMLIGIAVGSANDASVAVAEFLGGTEENFAELMNKKAKEIGATNTNFVNSHGLHNDNHYTTPRDLAKITRYSLQHTDLLNYTKIKHYTFREQPKLLILNNTNKLLWRYPGTDGIKTGTTSQAKRNLVSTVEKDGLRLIAVVMGVDEKGGHFSESIKLYNWAFSQFGYKQLYGQGQVLTQVKVSKGSIEELPLVAEQKVGAFVIKGKEAAITTKIIVPKSIVAPIKKNQKVGEILIYKNGQKVSTVNLLAKDEVTRCSLWQQFYRMFNLIVK, encoded by the coding sequence TTGAAAAAAAATATTGCAATTTTTCTAGTACTTACTATGGTACTAACTATTTGTCCGTTAAGCATGAAAACAGCTTTTGCAGAGGAACCAAAAATTAATGCAGAAGGAGCCATTGTTATAGATGCGGATTCTGGTCAAATTTTATTTGAGCAAAATGCTGATAAACGTTGGTATCCTGCTAGTACTACAAAAATTATGACACTTTGTTTAGCCTTAGAAGCTGTGAAAAAAGGTCAAGTTAAATTAACAGATATTGTGCCTGCAAGTGAAAATGCCTGCAGTTATGGAGGTACCCAAGTTTATTTGGATCCTAGGGATCAATTTAATTTAAATCAAATGTTAATTGGTATTGCTGTAGGTTCTGCAAATGATGCTAGTGTTGCAGTTGCTGAATTTTTAGGAGGTACCGAAGAGAACTTTGCTGAGTTAATGAATAAAAAAGCAAAAGAAATAGGTGCTACAAATACAAACTTTGTTAATTCCCACGGTTTACATAATGATAACCATTATACTACTCCTAGAGATCTAGCAAAAATTACGAGATATAGTTTGCAGCATACTGATTTATTAAATTACACAAAAATTAAACACTATACATTTCGTGAACAACCTAAACTTCTTATTTTAAATAATACAAATAAGTTGCTATGGAGATATCCTGGAACTGATGGAATTAAAACAGGGACAACTTCTCAAGCAAAACGCAATTTGGTATCTACGGTTGAGAAGGATGGCTTACGGTTAATTGCTGTTGTCATGGGGGTTGATGAAAAGGGCGGACATTTTTCCGAATCAATCAAATTATATAATTGGGCTTTTTCTCAATTTGGTTATAAACAGTTATACGGACAGGGACAAGTTTTGACTCAAGTTAAAGTAAGTAAAGGCTCAATAGAAGAGTTACCTCTTGTTGCTGAACAAAAGGTAGGTGCCTTTGTTATAAAAGGAAAAGAGGCTGCTATAACTACCAAAATTATTGTACCAAAGAGTATTGTTGCACCCATTAAAAAGAACCAAAAAGTTGGTGAAATATTAATATATAAAAACGGACAAAAAGTAAGTACGGTAAACTTATTAGCTAAGGACGAAGTAACAAGATGTTCTTTATGGCAACAATTTTACCGGATGTTTAATTTAATAGTTAAATAA
- the spoIIAA gene encoding anti-sigma F factor antagonist, with protein MNIEIKAEEGTLIVEISGELDMVVADEFKQKVERLLSQKKYDKLILDFKNVSFIDSSGLGVILGRYKTISQYNGRMAIVSVQNPVQKILELSGILRILNIYPDVSSAIAAM; from the coding sequence ATGAATATAGAAATAAAAGCCGAGGAAGGAACTCTAATTGTAGAAATAAGCGGCGAATTGGATATGGTTGTGGCAGATGAATTTAAACAAAAAGTTGAGCGATTATTAAGCCAAAAAAAATACGATAAATTAATTTTAGATTTTAAAAATGTTAGTTTTATTGATAGCTCTGGTCTAGGAGTTATCCTTGGACGCTATAAAACTATTTCTCAATACAATGGACGGATGGCTATTGTTAGTGTACAAAACCCAGTTCAAAAAATACTTGAACTTTCAGGTATATTAAGAATATTAAACATCTATCCTGATGTTAGTTCAGCTATAGCTGCTATGTAG
- the spoIIAB gene encoding anti-sigma F factor, whose product MDKKPNNWQNYMKLEFASLPENVGFARVAVASFISQVDLTLNDLEEIKVAISEAVSNAIIHGYENKPYGIVAVEVFRNKNMITIVIEDHGVGINDIEQAMQPAYTTDPERMGLGFVFMKSFMDDLIVDSHLGKGTTVTMSKKINSLEAIN is encoded by the coding sequence ATGGATAAAAAACCAAATAATTGGCAGAACTATATGAAACTTGAATTTGCTAGCTTACCTGAAAATGTCGGTTTTGCGAGGGTAGCAGTTGCATCTTTTATTTCACAAGTGGATTTAACACTAAATGATTTGGAGGAGATTAAAGTTGCAATTTCCGAAGCAGTTTCAAATGCAATTATTCACGGTTACGAAAATAAGCCTTATGGCATAGTAGCAGTGGAAGTTTTCAGAAATAAAAATATGATTACTATAGTTATTGAAGATCATGGTGTAGGTATTAACGATATTGAGCAAGCTATGCAGCCTGCTTATACAACGGATCCTGAAAGAATGGGGTTAGGCTTCGTTTTTATGAAATCCTTTATGGATGATTTAATAGTCGATTCTCATCTGGGAAAAGGAACAACCGTTACTATGTCCAAAAAAATTAATTCTTTGGAAGCAATAAATTAA
- the sigF gene encoding RNA polymerase sporulation sigma factor SigF — MVTRLSEMNLPRFPLLSEEEMVKLLAQAKKGDSIAREKLINCNLKLVFNLVQRFENRGYELEDLFQIGTIGLMKAIDKFDSSYNVKFSTYAVPMIIGEIRRFLRDDSPIRVSRSLKETAYKLNRTREALIRKLQREPSINEISEALDIPREEVVNAMEAIQLPTSIHETLYQDEGDPIYVLDQLSDNKEHDIWFDKIAIKEILKNLPEKHRQVIMMRFFLDKTQMEIAQAIGLSQVQISRIERQALKNIKELLNNEKFLKQKQVK, encoded by the coding sequence ATGGTGACACGCCTATCCGAAATGAATTTACCGCGTTTCCCATTACTTTCTGAAGAAGAAATGGTCAAATTATTAGCCCAAGCAAAAAAAGGCGATAGTATAGCTAGAGAAAAGTTAATTAACTGTAATCTAAAACTAGTTTTTAATCTAGTACAGAGATTCGAGAATAGAGGTTATGAGTTAGAGGATTTATTTCAGATAGGCACTATAGGATTAATGAAAGCTATCGATAAATTCGATTCCTCTTACAACGTAAAATTTTCTACCTATGCAGTCCCAATGATCATAGGGGAAATTAGACGCTTTTTAAGGGATGATAGTCCAATTAGAGTTAGCCGTTCTTTGAAAGAAACAGCATATAAATTAAATCGTACTAGAGAGGCTTTAATTAGAAAGTTGCAAAGAGAACCATCTATTAATGAAATTTCTGAGGCCTTAGATATTCCTAGAGAAGAAGTTGTAAATGCAATGGAAGCAATTCAGCTTCCAACTTCTATTCACGAAACACTATATCAGGATGAAGGAGATCCTATTTATGTTTTAGATCAATTAAGCGATAATAAGGAACATGATATTTGGTTCGATAAAATTGCCATTAAAGAAATTCTTAAAAATTTGCCAGAAAAACACCGTCAAGTTATAATGATGAGATTTTTTCTTGATAAAACCCAAATGGAAATTGCTCAGGCAATAGGTCTTTCTCAAGTCCAGATTTCACGCATCGAGAGACAGGCATTAAAAAATATAAAAGAATTATTAAATAATGAAAAATTTTTAAAACAAAAACAAGTAAAATAA
- a CDS encoding dodecin family protein, whose protein sequence is MHVRMVELLGESDVSWKDAVQRAVNDASNEIPNITGVEIYNLTAAVKDGKLVEYKANVKVASYSDEF, encoded by the coding sequence ATGCATGTTAGAATGGTAGAGCTACTTGGTGAATCCGATGTTAGTTGGAAAGATGCTGTACAAAGAGCTGTTAATGACGCATCTAATGAAATTCCTAATATAACTGGTGTAGAAATATATAATTTGACAGCTGCTGTTAAAGACGGAAAATTAGTTGAATATAAAGCAAATGTTAAGGTAGCATCTTATAGCGACGAATTTTAA
- a CDS encoding carbon-nitrogen hydrolase family protein has protein sequence MNNLKIALCQMLVENDKKKNLIKAKKMIERAVSLNANFVMLPEMFNCPYDISYFKYYAEKLSDGETIQLLSNLAQKNKVYIVGGSIPEIRNHRLYNTSIVYNAEGNIVGTYQKAHLFDVHIPDGISFQESKVLSPGEKIAVIDTSFCKIGVAICYDIRFPELFRAMALAGAKIIFVPAAFNMTTGPAHWSTLFKSRALDNQVFIFGNSPARNEHASYVAYGHSLAINPWGQIIAEADEQEKILLVDIKLDEIEKIRSAIPIWKHRRTDIYS, from the coding sequence ATGAATAATTTAAAAATTGCATTATGCCAAATGTTGGTTGAAAATGATAAAAAAAAGAATCTAATAAAGGCCAAGAAAATGATAGAAAGGGCGGTTAGTCTAAACGCAAATTTTGTTATGTTGCCTGAAATGTTTAATTGCCCCTATGACATTTCTTATTTTAAATATTATGCGGAAAAATTATCTGATGGGGAAACAATCCAATTACTATCAAATCTTGCTCAAAAAAATAAAGTTTATATAGTTGGTGGATCCATACCCGAAATAAGAAATCATAGATTATATAATACATCTATAGTTTATAATGCAGAAGGAAATATTGTAGGCACCTATCAAAAAGCTCATTTGTTTGATGTACATATACCAGATGGGATATCTTTTCAAGAATCAAAAGTATTGTCACCGGGTGAAAAAATTGCTGTGATTGATACAAGTTTTTGCAAAATCGGAGTGGCTATCTGCTATGATATCCGCTTTCCAGAGTTATTCAGAGCTATGGCTTTGGCAGGTGCAAAAATTATTTTTGTACCGGCAGCTTTTAATATGACAACTGGTCCAGCACATTGGTCAACACTTTTCAAAAGTAGAGCTTTAGACAATCAAGTCTTTATATTTGGAAACTCTCCTGCTAGAAATGAACATGCGTCATATGTAGCATATGGTCATTCCTTAGCTATTAATCCTTGGGGGCAAATTATCGCTGAAGCTGATGAGCAGGAAAAAATTTTACTAGTAGATATAAAACTTGACGAAATTGAAAAAATTCGTTCTGCTATACCAATTTGGAAGCATCGACGTACAGATATTTATAGTTAA
- a CDS encoding MFS transporter: MGSFLTPFISSAINIALPTIGTEFSTGALNLSWIATSYLLAAAVLLVPFGRLADIYGRKKIYFLGTLFFSISSALCSIAMSTEMLILFRILQGISAALIFSTGVAILTSVFNVGERGKALGINVAVVYIGLSLGPTLGGLLTYYFSWRSIFLVNMALGLITAILIIFYLKGEWVESAGEKFDLLGSILYASGILGVMYGFSILSEMKGIYLVLSGSIIFLIFFYYEFRISNPILNVSLFRKNRLFIFSSFAAFINYSATNAVGFLLSLYLQFIKTLTPQTAGVLLIIQPAIQALFSPLAGKLSDKIEPQKVASLGMVFTTLGLFTLIFLDMESSFLYIIMSLVFLGFGFSLFSSPNTNAVMSSVNKKYYGVASGILGTMRLTGQMFSMGIATFFIAMHIGKAQITPTYYPLFLISFKQIILILTILCFIGIFCSLARGKSYQGIGDISNEK, translated from the coding sequence ATGGGTTCATTTTTAACTCCTTTTATCAGTTCAGCTATAAACATTGCGTTACCTACAATAGGAACGGAGTTTTCTACTGGTGCGTTAAATTTAAGCTGGATAGCAACATCATATCTTCTAGCTGCTGCGGTTTTGCTTGTTCCTTTTGGTAGATTGGCCGATATTTATGGAAGAAAAAAAATATACTTTTTAGGAACCTTATTCTTCAGTATAAGTTCGGCACTTTGTTCAATAGCTATGTCTACAGAAATGCTAATTTTATTTAGGATTTTACAAGGCATTTCAGCTGCATTGATTTTTAGTACTGGAGTTGCAATTTTAACATCCGTTTTTAATGTAGGAGAAAGAGGAAAAGCACTGGGGATAAATGTTGCTGTCGTCTATATTGGGCTTTCACTTGGCCCAACTTTAGGTGGTTTATTGACCTATTATTTTTCTTGGAGAAGTATATTTTTAGTTAATATGGCTCTTGGCTTAATAACTGCAATACTTATTATATTTTATTTAAAAGGGGAATGGGTAGAAAGTGCAGGAGAAAAATTTGATCTCCTTGGATCCATCTTATACGCTTCTGGAATATTAGGAGTAATGTATGGTTTTTCAATTTTATCAGAAATGAAAGGTATTTATCTTGTTCTTTCAGGTAGCATAATTTTTCTAATCTTTTTTTATTATGAGTTTAGAATTTCAAATCCTATTTTAAATGTTTCATTGTTTCGCAAGAATAGACTGTTTATTTTCTCATCTTTTGCTGCATTTATCAATTATAGTGCAACCAATGCAGTAGGTTTTCTGCTTAGTCTCTATTTACAGTTTATTAAAACCCTAACACCTCAGACAGCAGGAGTACTTTTAATTATTCAACCTGCCATCCAAGCACTTTTTTCACCTTTAGCCGGAAAATTATCTGATAAAATAGAACCGCAAAAGGTAGCATCCCTGGGTATGGTGTTCACTACTTTAGGTTTGTTTACTTTGATATTCTTAGATATGGAATCATCCTTTTTGTATATAATAATGAGTCTTGTTTTCCTAGGTTTTGGATTTTCTCTTTTCTCCTCACCAAATACCAATGCTGTCATGAGTTCAGTTAATAAAAAATATTACGGTGTTGCTTCGGGTATTCTAGGAACTATGCGTTTGACGGGACAAATGTTTAGTATGGGCATAGCTACATTCTTTATTGCTATGCATATTGGTAAAGCCCAAATTACACCAACTTACTATCCACTTTTTTTAATTAGTTTCAAACAAATTATACTTATTCTAACAATATTATGTTTTATAGGTATTTTTTGCTCTTTAGCAAGAGGTAAATCATATCAAGGCATAGGTGATATTAGTAACGAAAAATAA
- the lexA gene encoding transcriptional repressor LexA: MYENLSTRQQNILDFIIKKINEKGYPPSVREIGAAVGLKSTSTVHGHLNQLEEKGYIKRDPTKPRTIEILGHQKIIDVPLVGKITAGQPILAVENVEETFPLPYNLIQNNDVFMLTVVGDSMIEAGILDGDYVIVRKQSNAKNGDIVAALLGEEATVKRFFKEQGSIRLQPENKYMSPIYCQDVKILGKIVGVFRYVY, encoded by the coding sequence ATGTACGAAAATTTAAGCACTCGTCAGCAAAATATTCTTGATTTTATCATTAAAAAAATAAACGAAAAAGGCTACCCACCATCTGTCCGCGAAATTGGTGCTGCTGTAGGGCTAAAATCTACTTCAACAGTTCATGGTCATTTGAACCAGTTAGAAGAAAAAGGCTACATTAAAAGAGATCCTACAAAGCCTAGAACTATAGAAATATTAGGACATCAAAAAATTATTGATGTCCCTTTAGTTGGTAAAATTACAGCAGGGCAGCCAATTTTAGCTGTAGAAAATGTTGAAGAAACATTTCCTTTGCCATATAATTTGATTCAAAATAATGACGTTTTTATGTTAACCGTTGTCGGAGATAGTATGATTGAAGCAGGCATTTTAGATGGAGATTATGTTATTGTAAGAAAACAAAGTAATGCTAAAAACGGAGATATTGTAGCTGCCTTATTAGGAGAAGAAGCTACAGTAAAAAGATTTTTTAAAGAACAAGGCAGTATACGTTTGCAACCTGAAAATAAATATATGTCACCTATCTACTGTCAAGATGTAAAAATACTTGGTAAAATTGTCGGAGTTTTTCGTTACGTTTACTGA